The genomic DNA CCGTGCCCTGTCCGTGCAGGGGCTGTGCGGCCAAAAGAAGGGCTCGTCCGGGAGTTGAACCCGGGACCTCTCGCACCCTAAGCGAGAATCATACCCCTAGACCAACGAGCCGGGGTACGCAGCTACCTGGGCACCCCAACCCTGTGTGAGGcactggggtgctgggggagcagtGCTGCCCAGGGACACTGAGGCCCCAGGCGCCACTTTTTGGGGATGGGAGGTACTGCCAGggcctggggagcagagcagggctgagcgTGTGTGCAGGGATGCACCGGCCGCCCTGGAGACTTTCCCACTCCCCAGGAAAAAGGGGTGCCCAGGGAAGACTGCggggtgcccagggcagggggcaggTGTCCCCCCCCACATGCTTGGGGCTGGGCTGTGATGGCCGAGGGGTGAAGGCGTTGGACTCGAAATCCAATAGGGTTTCCCTGCGCAGGTTCGAATCCTGCTCACAGCGAGAGCTTTTATCTGCTGCCCCGGTGCCCATGCCAGGGCTCCTGGGAAACAGCTGTCCCCCACCATTGCGTAGTGCTGGTGGTCCTGTTGCAGTGCCCTGGACGGGAGCAGGCCGTCCCATCTGGTAACCACAGCATGGTGCTGGGCGCAGGGGATACTTTTCTTCATGTGGCATCACCTTCTCCTAGCAATTAATTGGTGCTGGTGGGTAATTAGTGTTGAAGGCTTCCCCTGGCAAGCAGGCAACACCCTTGTGCTTGGAGCTGCTCCAGATGCAGAAGGGACAGTACCACATTGTTTATCCAAGACCCTTTCTGACTCCTGGCCGCTGATCAATGCAGTTAATGAGAAACCCTGGCTCGGGGAAGAGGCAACGGTTGGGTGCTGGGAGGCTTTTGCTCTGCAGTGGGACAGGAAAGGGCAGGCAAAGCCACAGGGTGCGAGGAGCCGAGCCGGGGGCCGCAAGGTGCAGGCAGACCCTGGGACCATGGCCAAGCTGGTGGAATGTGTCCCCAACTTCTCGGAGGGGAATAACAAGGAGGTGAGGGAGTGTGTGGAGGGGCTGAGGGGTGGGTGATTCCAGGGTGCGGATGGCTGGGCTGCCCTGGCGGAGAGGCCGTGAAGGCAGCACCTGCTGCCAGACTCTGTGCTGCCTCTTTTAAAGTGCTGTGCACCTTTCCTTGCCTGGCTAATGCCGAAAATGCCCAAaggcagcccctgctccctTTTGGCACCTCGGTGAGAAGTGGGGGCTCAGACCCACCCGCCCTCCCCACCGCCTGCAGGCTGCTATAGCACCAGGGCTTGGGGTGGTCTGGAATACCACCTTAGAGAAATATTGCTTGCCGTTGTTGTGCCAAAACATGCTGTCCAGGTTAATGGGATCTGTGCTGGGCATCAGCCCTAGGCTGAACTTTGGCCCTGCTGGGGGCAGGGCagttaaaattgaaataaaaccacTGCTTCCCCAAGGGAACAGGCTTTGCAGAGCCAAATCTGTTTTAAAGCTAGCAGGGGACAGTATCCTCAGGAACAGAAATTTGTGATGGTGCTCTCCGCCTTGCAGCAGCAGACGGGTGTCTATCCGCCACCATGGTGGGTTTGGGGCTTGCTGGGAGACAGGGGTGTCCCAAACCCCCTTTGTAGGAATGGGATACTCGTGCCTTTGGATCCTGCATCCTCTGCAGCGCAGGGCTGCATCCCCACTGATCATGGGGTCACCCCCAACCCCAGTGCCGGTGGGAAGGGGGAGACCTGAGAAAAGGCGTCCCCCACCTTGTGAAGCTGGGGCTGTGGTCGGGGTCTGGCCAGCTCAGCCGCCTTGCCCCCCTCTGCCGTCTGGCAGGTTATCGATGCGCTGGGGCAGGCCATCTCCCGGACGCCGGGCTGCGTGTTGCTGGACGTGGACGCTGGCGCCTCCACCAACCGCACCGTCTACACCTTCGTGGGGTCCCCCGAGGCCGTCGTCGAAGGGGCACTGAGTGCGGCCCGCGTGGCTGGGCAGCTCATTGACATGAGCCGGCACACGGGTGAGCTTAGGGGTGGCGCAGGAGCTGATCTGGTGCTGAGCATCGCTCAGCTGCAGTGCGTGGTTCACTCCAGGTGCACCTTGCATGGCTGGAGCTAAAATCAGCTGCTGGTGGACAAGCACGGCATGTTACTGCACCTgcagcaggcagcgctgccgggatgggtggtggtgggatggTGCAAAGCCCTTGCTCATCCTCCTGATCTAGAGAGGCTGAatccctcctgcccctgggcTGGAGCAGACATTACTGCCGCAAACTCAACTTTCCTCGTGGCAGCAGTGCCCAGTCTGCAAAAGAGGCTGGGAAAGGGCTGTCCTCCCTCCTTGTCTgcttgctcttcccagctccCATCCTTATGTCTGTTCCGTCACCAGGCGAGCACCCTCGCATGGGGTCCCTGGATGTCTGCCCGTTCGTGCCGGTGATGAACGTCAGCATGGAGGAGTGTGTCACCTGCGCCCACGTCTTTGGGCAGCGCTTGGCAGCGGAGCTGGGGGTGCCTGGTGAGTGGGGGCCGGGAACCTCTGCCCATCCTGTCCCACCCCGCATGCTTCCAGCTGTGGAGAAACTGCATACCTTTTGCAAAAGCCTAACCAAATGAGGGTTGCTCCCAAATGGGCAAAACCAGAGCCCGCTAGATGAAGAgccaccagcccctgccctgcggTGCTCACCCCCGGCTCTGTCTTGCAGTTTACCTGTATGGAGAGGCGGCACgggaggagagcaggaaagCCCTGCCTGCCATCCGTGCCGGGGAGTATGAGGCGCTCCCCGAGAAGGTGAGCCTGGTAGCACCTGGCTGGGCAACACAGGCCAGGCAGAGGCGAGCCACACCTCCCCGGCTTTGGGGAGGGTGCCGAGGGCTGGTATAGTCCCTTTGCACCAAGAGGAGCTGATGAAATGCTTTGGGTGCTGCTGAACGTGAAGGTGGTCACGGCAGATgccggctggggagggaaatGCTGTCCTTGGGAGGGTGGCTTGTGCTGCTCAGCGGTGCCAGTGCAGAcgctctcctccctcctccccagcttgCAAAACCAGAGTGGGCTCCTGATTTTGGGCCCCCAACCTTTGTCCCCCATTGGGGGGCCACAGTGACAGGCGCCCGGACCTTCCTTATCGCATACAACATCAACCTGCTGTGCACCAAGGAGCAGGCTCACCGCATCGCCCTCAACCTCCGTGAGCAGGGTCGCGGCACCGACCAGGTACCCCTGTGCTGGTGGCACACTGGGAGCAGACCTGCTTGCCCCTGCACCTCCTGGGCCATGCCTTGACTGTGGCAGTTCTTGGCAGCCCGGGCGCTTGAAGAGGGTGCAGGGCATTGGCTGGTATTTGGAGGAAGAGAATATAGCCCAGGTTTCGACGAACCTGCTGGACTTTGAGACCACGCCGCTCCACGCTGTCTACGAGGAGGTCCGCCAAGACGCGGAGGTGGGTGGCGTGGGGCTGCACACCAAACTTGTTTCAATGTGGGGTTCGCAGAAGTTGTGTCCCTCCAAgtttttctccccatcccctggTCAGGCTCTGCTTTATCACACGCCCAGCTCAGCCAAGCTGGGCAGAAAGCTGAACGGCATGAAAACCCCAAAAGTTCAGCAACTTGCTGCtagcctccagctcctccattGAAGGCTTTTCTATGAGCTCCCCAGGTCCTGGGAAGGGATAAGGACCTCCAGGCTGGGGTGTTAGCGGCTCTGGGGACAGTCACGTTTCTGATGTCCTTCACAGGCACTGAACCTCCCCGTGGTGGGTTCCCAGCTGGTGGGGCTTGTCCCCAAGAAAGCCATGCTGGACACAGCTGAGTTTTAcatcaagaaggaaaaactcTTCATCCTGGAGGAGGAACAGAAGATCAGGCTGGTAATGTGTCTCCTCCTGGTACCAAGACAAGGGTGGGATCATGAGTGAGACACACCCAcccccctcagcctcccaaAGTGGCACTGAGCAGAGATTTGGGACCACGGCAGTCCCCAGGCATGACACTTGTCTCCAGGGATAGTGCCTGGCAAGGTGTGAGGGCACAGTGAGTGGGATGAGTTGCTTTATTGTCCTGAGGACACCGAGATGCTCGGGGAGCAGAGAGCCCATCCCTGACATAGagtgggcagcagctgcccagcttGCCTGCATGGAGgtcaggaggggaaggagaccTCCCCAGAGTTCAAGGACAGCGCGTGGAGTTATGGGAGACTGCCCCAGGACCAGCATAAgctggaaagaggagaagggatctgcttttcagctgcaggagggagggacTTTTCCACCCTATGGGAAACGTGCTAGATAAGAGCAAGCTAATTATTTATCGGTGCAGTTTCCAGTCGTTTGTAGGCGGCCGTGCACCACCCCCAAGTCCGGGATGGGACGGGCTGGTGACGCCAGCTGTCCTCTCCCTGGGTGGTGGCCTGAGCAACTCTGTCCTAGGGCTGGATCACTCACAGTTAATTAACAGCAGGGAACGAGGATGCAACGGGACTTATTGTGACGGGGCTGATGCGGTGGTGCTGCTCCTTGCAGGTTGTCAGCCGGCTGGGCCTGGACTCCCTGTCTCCGTTTCACCCCCGGGAGCGCATCATTGAGTAGGGACCCTCGTCCTGCTTCTCATCATGGTGCCCTTCCCTGCCCGGACAGGGGGATCCCGCTGCCTGCGTCTTGCACTCAGCTTGTTTTGGGAGTGGCGCCTGCACCCAGCTCCTCTTCCTACCTGGAGGACATCTCTGCTGGGTGTTGTGCAGGCACATGGTGGTCCCTGCTCCCAAATGCTGATGGTTGTGAACGTGGGGTGGGGGGACTCCAGGTCACTTGGGCAGGCAGCGGGAGCCGGTTTTGTGGCCAAATTTGAGCATGTACGCTTTAAATCCTCCACCCCAAACCCAGCCCAAATTTCACTGCTTCTGGCTCACACGCTACCCTCCAAGGACAGACGCTGTGCTGCAGCGCCTGGTGTAAAATGCATGtctgcagggaaggaaaatcCACCCGGGGCTGAGGTGAAATCAGG from Gavia stellata isolate bGavSte3 chromosome 8, bGavSte3.hap2, whole genome shotgun sequence includes the following:
- the FTCD gene encoding formimidoyltransferase-cyclodeaminase, yielding MAKLVECVPNFSEGNNKEVIDALGQAISRTPGCVLLDVDAGASTNRTVYTFVGSPEAVVEGALSAARVAGQLIDMSRHTGEHPRMGSLDVCPFVPVMNVSMEECVTCAHVFGQRLAAELGVPVYLYGEAAREESRKALPAIRAGEYEALPEKLAKPEWAPDFGPPTFVPHWGATVTGARTFLIAYNINLLCTKEQAHRIALNLREQGRGTDQPGRLKRVQGIGWYLEEENIAQVSTNLLDFETTPLHAVYEEVRQDAEALNLPVVGSQLVGLVPKKAMLDTAEFYIKKEKLFILEEEQKIRLVVSRLGLDSLSPFHPRERIIEYLVQAGEVDGGLVAKPLGAFVRAVGGRSAAPGGGSVSAAAAALGAALGCMVGLMSYGKRQFEELDPIMRKLIPPFHQAMDELVVMVDADSRAFSSYMEAMKLPKSTPEERERRMAAMQQGLKTAVRVPCALAEKVSGLWPALKELARHCNLACKSDIQVGAKMLEAAVFGAYFNVMINLKDITDEKFKLAMSQKVSGLLEEAKQGSAFVLALLEKRAA